One Idiomarina loihiensis L2TR genomic window carries:
- a CDS encoding cation transporter: protein MSSCCGTTAQQHIDKAQRTLLWTVLVLNGVMFFVEFIAGWLAESSGLFADSLDMLADTLVYAVSLYAVGKAIKYKANAAILNGTLQTVLALVVLADVLQRLIFGSQPNANMMLWVALLALAVNIACFALLYSSRNGDINIRASWICSRNDMIMNGGVILSALLVAKLNMAWPDLVIATVIALIVLRSAIRIIRDARAVKAGEKTDLSGCCG, encoded by the coding sequence ATGTCGTCCTGCTGTGGCACCACCGCACAACAACACATCGACAAAGCACAAAGGACATTATTATGGACCGTGCTGGTTCTTAACGGAGTGATGTTTTTCGTTGAATTTATTGCGGGTTGGTTAGCAGAGTCCAGTGGGCTTTTTGCCGACTCATTAGATATGCTGGCGGATACTCTGGTTTATGCAGTTAGTTTGTATGCTGTTGGTAAAGCCATAAAATACAAAGCCAACGCCGCCATTCTTAACGGCACACTGCAAACCGTGCTGGCACTTGTGGTTTTGGCAGATGTGTTACAACGTTTAATTTTTGGCAGCCAGCCTAACGCCAACATGATGCTCTGGGTTGCCCTGCTCGCTCTTGCCGTTAATATCGCTTGTTTCGCTTTGCTGTACAGCTCGCGCAATGGCGATATTAACATTCGTGCCAGCTGGATATGCTCGCGCAACGACATGATAATGAACGGCGGGGTAATTCTCTCAGCTCTGCTGGTTGCTAAGCTTAATATGGCCTGGCCGGACTTAGTCATAGCCACAGTCATTGCTTTAATTGTGCTGCGCTCTGCAATACGCATTATTCGCGATGCACGAGCAGTAAAAGCGGGTGAGAAAACTGACCTTTCGGGGTGCTGCGGCTAG
- a CDS encoding RDD family protein — translation MEDKKEYAKYAGFRIRFAAMLIDVVILVILFSIPVGFIYGQEYWQGEKLIYGFWDVLINYVIPAILTIFFWIKFLGTPGKMILKLRVVDEHTGGTLSIGKAIGRYFAYILSILPVFLGFFWIGFSDKKQGWHDILAGTVVIRSESKGPFEFRS, via the coding sequence ATGGAAGATAAAAAAGAATACGCTAAGTACGCCGGGTTTCGAATTCGCTTTGCAGCGATGTTAATTGACGTTGTTATCTTGGTGATTTTGTTTTCAATACCCGTTGGATTTATCTACGGTCAGGAGTACTGGCAAGGTGAAAAGCTGATATACGGCTTCTGGGACGTACTGATTAACTACGTTATACCGGCCATACTGACTATCTTTTTCTGGATTAAGTTCTTAGGAACACCCGGTAAAATGATATTGAAATTACGGGTAGTGGATGAGCATACTGGGGGGACCCTGAGTATAGGGAAAGCCATCGGCCGTTATTTTGCTTATATTCTCTCTATCCTTCCGGTTTTTCTAGGCTTCTTCTGGATAGGTTTTAGCGACAAAAAGCAGGGCTGGCACGATATATTAGCTGGTACCGTAGTGATCCGCAGCGAATCTAAAGGGCCTTTTGAGTTTAGATCTTAG